The following coding sequences lie in one Halorhabdus rudnickae genomic window:
- a CDS encoding DUF5789 family protein, producing the protein MRTIQDATDRLRMHHYPTTTADLLAACGDVEIEYSDGSETLAEVFGRLDAETYETHEEATAALYSAVSAGAIGRKFYSDRDPFSPGADVRTQRSL; encoded by the coding sequence ATGCGGACGATTCAAGACGCGACCGACCGACTCAGAATGCACCACTATCCGACCACGACCGCCGACCTGCTGGCCGCGTGCGGCGACGTCGAGATAGAGTACTCGGACGGATCGGAGACACTCGCGGAAGTCTTCGGCCGCCTCGACGCAGAAACCTACGAAACACACGAAGAGGCTACAGCGGCGCTATACTCTGCCGTCAGCGCCGGCGCTATCGGCCGGAAGTTCTACAGCGATCGCGATCCGTTCAGCCCCGGTGCTGATGTCCGTACCCAGCGGTCGCTGTAG